DNA sequence from the Osmia lignaria lignaria isolate PbOS001 chromosome 2, iyOsmLign1, whole genome shotgun sequence genome:
TCCAGCGTCGTACAGAACCCCATTTTGCAATTTACCTTTAAAACCTTACATACACAAAAATATGATTTGTAGAAAAAAACTGTTTTATTACACGTTCTGTATGTCGATTGGTATATTTTTCctgaatataaatattgtaatcaTTACGCGTTTCTCTCAAAACTATGTCCGAAAAACACGAATTACTTTTTCATCTTTCATTTCTACTCCGCCAGAGGTGCTACTGTCACTTCTGTTGACCGCTGTACCCTCAAGATCCACGTTATACTCAATTAATatcactaattaattttcatatttttaatatgaacattatttttattactttattcaatCAAATAAGTGTATATATTCTCAGTCTGCAGTAAAAATATTAAGATGCTATTTTCTTTTGTCCCAATTGTATTTATATAAAGTAACAAATATGTAATATGAAACGTCTAAAATTTGATTACTAAAAAGAAATacgtaataaaatattaaaatacttgaatacttaaaatacataaaataataattaaattattaattttctgactaattagaaatatattcttatttattctgaatttttaatgaaacaatCACTCGTTTTTTAATCAACTGAAAAATTCTGTTCGACAATAAAAGTAAACGAAAACAGTTGGATATATATGATTTAGGATGAGAAAGGAATATTTAAGATAATTCCAAAATTGGAATGTATAATAAAAGCGATAAGCAACATTTGCCTAACGAGCTTGAATATATTTGTAGCATTAAATAAGCACTTTCAAAAGATGTATCTGCTCTTCAGCTCTGAGAGCATGCAAAGCACTGAAAAATCATCCTCAAGCTAGCATGAtctgaatataatttaaatagtaaataataGGTTGCAGTAAAGTATCTTACGGTCTGGAAGCATGGTATTTTTAAAAAAggtttacaaatattattttaaaaaagttagCAGATATTTAAAGTTTTCATAAAGTGACAGAAATCGAACAACATAGAATAACAGACACCactgtatttattaattaacttaactttttaatttatactatCGGTATTATATCGACGtataaaaatcgaaaaaatattttgttgtttaaacaacatttacattgaattttctattttatgtattttaacAGAATATTCAATATGTTTCAATATGTTCTGTCAGTTTACGAAAGTTTCTTTAACTACAGTAAACTCTCGTTAGATTGCCGCGGACGGGGTTGTAGGGGTGGAAAATTTTGCAAGTTCctaaatttttaattggagGAAAAGAAGGAGatgaaaatatatcattttcaatgaTGGTGGAAGAGTGACATAAGTATGGTTGAAAATTTGTATGAAAGTCAGATCACTAACGTAGCAATATAACGAGACTCCACTGCATcacattacaaacggataattGTTCCCAACTCTtgtttgttttaataattttaatgaaaaggcAATTAAGACACctcaaaataataattgtgaATTTTAGTTTTTACTTATCCGTTTGTGATAGATTTTAAATAGTATTTACAAAATATCttacataataaggatacaaaaaaattgataaataaactTGTTGCAGTTGTTTTTGtctaaaacaaaattgaaaaagaaatcgtgtgctaactaaattaataagaaTGTTAGAAAAAGTTGTGAACAACGTGTACCATTGTTGTTACCTGTGTTTGTTGACTGTGTCAAACGGAGATAACAAAACAAATGGGTGGTAAGAAGGAAAACGTGAATGATACGTACCTGTATCTGCTCGAAGGGTACCTCAAACGTGAATGATTCGTTGTAATAAGGATTAAGAGTGCACTTCTTAATGgacgttttctttttcttcaatctCTTGCCATTTTGCATCAAAGCAATTTTCACATAGGGATCTGACAGACCACCGACATCCATTTTCTTCAAGTTCTTCGCTTCTAAGATGACCACCGTCAGTTTACCGGCTGTGGGTACGTATCGGAGCGAGAAGCATATATCTCCCAATTTGTTATCCTGTAATTAATAAGTTTTAATTAGGGTTAATTCGATTTCTATtacttgaattaattaatttttagatgGCGGATATTAGGTCATTCAAGACCCAggctttaaatttattttatattaggtAAGGACTGTGATACTTGTGGGATATTGTTATAATTGAGTAATAATTGATAAAGAAACTTTATGCaagtattttatacaaaaagaataattaatgttttgtTATACAATAAATTTTCGATTACTATATACATTGGTGTAATTAAAGTAGGGGCCAAGAGGTCTAGCTCCTCTAAAAATCTGGAGTGGTCCCTCCACAAAAATGTGGATCTTCACcattctacagggtgtcccgtaacgcattttcaccctctcaggtggtggtaggtggggtgattctgaacaactttttcctttgcgaaaaaatggtttgaagcttcctttttgaattattaagaaaaaacaccgaccaatccgagcgcgtatagcgcgcgggctcagggacggcagcgtcggctacgacagcggggcttgacgtaggtcgcgaacaaacggctcggcgcctcgttagcatagcacaataaaaaaattgaagtagttaaacattttttgttgttgttgaaaaggaatacggaatttaatctcttgtcgcctgttattatgtaaacaaggaaattttaaacattctaaataaaaaataaaaatgctcaCCGAGCGGACCGCCTAGTTCGATGCGGTCACCCAGCCAGGCTCGTGCCTCGGGAAGCAACTCGGACACTTGTTTGTATGGCACAAACCCGTAGCCCAACTCCCAATAGCAGAATTCCCTCCAATATGGCGATACTGCTTGCCCCCCCATCTTGTATAATCCGGTTTCCTTTTTTAACACTCCCTGTATGCCGTGCATACACGCCCGGGGAAATTGTTTTTTCATCTGAGTAGCACGCCCGATGATAGCACGCCCTATTCTGGGGTACGCTGCCCGAAATATTAAGTGGATATGGTCCTCGAAGACCCCACTTCCCAGCTTGCAACCTTCACAACGTGGGTGTTTAGTTGTAGGTTTACGCAAACCGGTCAAGAATTCGCTATACTCCAGGCCCCACTCTTGTAAGCCACAACCACAATCTAGGTCATAATTAGTTTTCCCCCGCAACTCTCCGATTGCCACGTCCCTCATCCTGTCGAAGAGAGCAGGGGACCACTGGCTCTCAGGTATTACCTGAAGAACCCCCCGCTAGTCCTCCTTCCTGATACGTCTTAATGCCTCGCGTCCGCAAGAGCATGTTGGACCTCCCGTCTTCCATGCTCCTCCAAGACCGCAGGCTTTGTCGCAGCACGCTGGGCAGACTCCAAGGTCTCCTCCTCCATTTTGTGCAGAACAGGGGGGTCCGTTCCCCTCACTGTACCTATCTTCTTCACCCCCACATTCTCCGTCCCATAAGGGCCCGCGTCCTCGCCGTTCCGCGTTATTCTGTCCTCTACTGGACGGGCGAGGTACGCTTCCTCCAGCTGCCTCTCGAGCTGTAGGATCCGTAATTCTTGGGGGCTGCTCCACGCCTGCAAGCCGGTGGCCTTCTCGTCAATATCACCTCTAAACAGCACAGTCCCGTCGGAGTATTGACTACTCGTGGCGACACCCGCTGTTCCCCTGGGAATGACCAACGTTTTCAACACTTCGTTGGTGTAGTCTTTTACCCTAACGGCTACCCCCCAACCCCAGGTGTCAAAGGGGGGGGGGGCTGCTACCCGTGTGCTCCCAGCCCAGCTCGCGGGCGAGGTTGCCTCCATATGACTCGTCCACCGCCCATACTACGCCATCCATCCTATTTCCGTGTGGATGGGTTCTGTATGTTAAATCCCAGTTGTGGGCATCATACTGGTTCATATCGAGTCTCATTAGGACGTCCTCCAACTGAGCATCATCCTCACCGTGGCCGAATTGGGCATATGACATAGTCGTCCATGTCTGGCGTGAGGTGTCAAGTGTATATGCCTCGCCCCCCGACCTGCCACTGCCCTGGATACAAAAAGAGCTCCACTCGGTATTGATGACGCTTCGCCAGAACGAACTAGGTGTACGTATCCCCGTCAAGGTGCCGCCACCCCCCTGGGCGTGATAATTTACGGCCCACGAAAAAGTCACCCTCTCGGTTAGGAAGCATCCCGCGAACCAGCTCGTGGTGGTTCCAACTCCGTGTACCGGATCCCTGATGAGTCTGCTCCAGTACTTCTCTGTGTTTAAGGCTCCGGCCGGGAAGGCTATCCGGTCCTGCTGTGCGCCGGAACGTTTGAACACCTCAAAGGCTCGCCTGAGCAGCCTACCACGGGTAAGTCTATCCAGACCACCGCTCTTACACCGGGCCGCGATCTGCACATCGTTTTCAACATTAAATGTGTCGCAGTACGCGTAGCCGGTACCCAGTGCCAAGGACGCCATGTTATTCCAGGCCCCTATCCTAAGCACCGGGTATCTACGGGCCCTCTGCCGCCGTGTGACCCTCTGGTCCATACCCAGGACCGCCGACCACCCCCCGTATGCTCTATAGCTGAGGCCCGTCATCTCCGCCCCAGGATTGAGGCCCATCGCCACCAGTACCGGTCTCGGGGCACCGTAGTAGGCAGAATTCTCTCCACCTCCCATGTTAACCCCCTCGATCTTTTGGTGCCACCGTACTGTCAGAGCCACCGTGAGGGAGTTGATCTCCAGCCAATTGATACCTTTAGGAAAGTATCCGCTCGTATAGTCGGAGAAGGCCGACCGCAGGGATTTGGTCGTGGTGAGAAGACGCCTCACCACGATATCCAGATCTCCACCGATGTTATGTGCCGTGATGTTTCTGTTGCGGGGAAGTTCCCCCCGGTGGTCACAGCTTTGTACCTCATAGTTGGTTGCGCCGAACGACACTGAGGATGTTGTTTTCTTTGGCAATATAAATATGATTTTTGACACCCGGTCAGTGATGTCAATCAACCCCGCCGTCCGGGCAAAGGTCTCCCGCCGGATGCGCTGTTTTCCGTGGCCCTCGACATCTCCTATTACCGCCATACTGTATATGTCGAAGACCTGCGCCAGTGGGTAAGCTAGGTGAGATATAACCCACGCGTCACGTCCTACGCAATCAGGCAAGCTATTATCTGCCAAGGGGATCACACGCACAGTGTCCTGGTAAATATTCCAAGTGTCGCCTACCCTTCCGCCGACCTGCAAGTCACCCCTATTACGAAGGGAAGCCTCTACGACATCCGCCGTGATGAATATGGCCCTGTAGTCCCAGTCCTCTACCTCCCGCGTGGACACGACGATTTTATCCGGCTCATCGGCTGCAGCCCAGGCATATCCCACCCCTGAAGGCTGGACAATCCTCCGTTCTCTCAGTTCGTCGTAGAGATCTATCTTGATAGCCAGGCTCCGGAAATCTGCCCTGCTGTTCCCTATATAGCTATCAAGACCTGCGGCCAGCAATGGGGTGTTACTCATATACCCGTACGTATAGATGGCGGCTTCAGTACGATGTAACCGCCCCTGCCGCAGCCTTGAGTCCACCCCCAGGCTGACCCACTTCAACTTGTCCCAGGCTTCCAAACCCCCAATCAACCTCGAGCCTCCTCCCGTATGCCCAGCACCCGCAGACACAGGGGACGGTGGCTGCCGTCTAGGTCCCTGACGACGCTTCTGGGCTGCGCCCCTGCTGGTTCGCTTGACCTACGGTCACGTTCGGACCCTGCTACCTCAACCGCTCCCTGCCGCACCATTTTTTGAGACGTGGCGATTGCTTCCAAGGCGTCTTGCCTCGCTATCACCTGTGAACATGACGGCCCGGCCTCTTGGTCGTGGATGTCTACCGCGACCTGTCCTCCCGCCTGGTTACTTGGGCCCGCCACTGGTTGCGGAAGTTCAGGAACCCGACCCTGGTTGTCGTCCTTGTCTGTGCCGTCGTCGCTGCTCCCGGTCTCTCCCAAGATACGCGGCCCTCCGTCCACTATGTACATGCCGTCCACCACCCGCACGCCAGGGCAAAAATATTGGTGTAGGGTCCCCGCGTTGGTAAGTGCCTTGCTAGACCGATCGGGCCCCCGCGCGTAGTATACTACTGGGTTCGATAGCAAGGTATCGTATGTAGTTACACCACTAGGACCTTCCTCATGCGTCATTTCGCACGCCTGGTCCCAGAATAGATCAAGCAGAATTTTAAATCTTCCCTCCCGGAAGGCCACCTCACTGCTTACACTATCTATATTGCCGTTCAGTGCGTGCATCTCACGGTTATGGGTTTCGGCTGCCGCATTAACCCACTGTGCGCCCATCTCTCCGTTGGTCAGCCTATCGACGGCATCCCACACCAACCTCTTGTGCTTCTGCTTCTTCTCAGCTACCTCTCTACACTGTTTGCCAGCTAACTCGAAGAATACGCAGAACGGACAGACCCTCTCTCCCCTCAGCGACGCCACGGCCCGATTGGAAGCCAGCATGTAGCTGAACGCGTAAGCCGCCTCATCTTCCGCCTCTACACTGACGCTTAGTGCTGCCTCGAGCTCAGCCCTCTCCTTGCTCAGCTGGGCCACTACTGTAGGATTACCCCCTTTGACCTCCAGTGCAGTATTGATCTCCTCCACTCGTTCGGACACGGCCACATCTGGGTTGTTCAATGCCCATAAGTCTACAGCACTTCTGACGACTTGCGCTCCTACCACGGGCCTGTCTTCCAGGGACCCAATGACGTGCGACTTCCAGACGCTGACCGTGCCGTCTCCCACTCCTAGTTTTTTTAAGGCTTGGGCAACCGCGGCTGCCCATTGTCTATTACCCCCTCCGTTTCCCAAAACTCCCATAATACGGATGGGATCGTCTTTTATCTGTGCTGCTACTTGAGCAGCCCGTAGGCTCAACACCCTCTTGGATTTTCGCTGCCGCACCTTCGGCTTATTTTGAGCCTCCTCCTTTCGATTCTTATCTTTACTCCCGGAATAAACCACCTTACTCCGGGAAGCCTGGTTATCCTCCTCTTCCACTGATTCCAAGCGCGATGCTTTTCGCGTCGGTTTTCTCCTGTTTACCTCGGATGCTGCTGGCGCACCCGCCCCTGTCAATGCCGTCCAGATCGTTAGGCGATCATACTCTGTCCCTCGGCTAGAGGTCTCGTCGCGCGCAAACTTAAACGCTTTGCCTATGTAACCGTTGACGTCCCCTCCGAAGAATTTTTTCCCCTTGCCCTCACATGGACGCACCGGCTTACCAGCTACCTCCACAGCTACTGGTAGCTTGTTTACCGTTGCTGGCTGCGTTAAAGGTACACGCGCGACAGGTGACGGCTCAGCGTCAGAACACCCCTCGTCCTCACTGCTTAATTCGAGCCCGTCCCACTCCATGTTGCGACGCATAGCGTCCAACCTCTCGAGCAAGGCGGGATCGATGATTGCCCCGCCGTTGGAGGGGACCTGCGCCACGCGCATGGTTCGCCCACAGGGACGCCCGGTGTGGGGCAACATCCCATCCATTTGCTCACCCTCGCCTGGTGTACTAACAGACGTTAGTCGATAATCTATGATAACCTTCAACGTCAAAAAACCACCCGTAGACCCCTCGTACCTTCTATATCACCGATTCTTGTCAATAGCAGGTCTACTAGAGTCCGTTCAACCCGCCCAAGGATAATAGCCTAAAGAAGCTTATACCGAAGTATGAAATGAGTTTAGAAAAAAGTTTCTGAAATCTATCTGTCGCTCAGTGGAAAAACCTATACTGTTTTtccaaccctaaccctaaccctaacctaaacctaaacctaaccctaaccctaaccctaaccctaagaTAAGGTAAAAAGATAAGGttgatctagaaggatctggccacggagtggggaagatcttgcatcttctggtaggaggaccatgaggaacggcatggcacttaccccagaaccgtCGAAGGGGATTAGtctatgaataaaatattaacaaataggAGATATTTACGCGATGATTCCACTTGCAAAactttatggaatttgttatttattaaccatctaaattcgaacaatatatatatttttggtttatggttattagctaaccAAAACGCAAATACATCCTACgatatcctacaaatactgctcgttccactaaaaaatgtaaaataaaataatttttaactaaaaatacaaccgacttcgtgATACGCTAAAACgtgtaatataatttatatttcgtttatacaactacgcgataattattaataaaacctcttgctacattaacaaaatgcgctaaacagtattaaataatttctatttcatttttaccaTCACTCcgcagctattaataaaacctatttaatcgttaaatagtatactaaatacatttcaatcttttcggatgcggcgcaaaattaaaaaaagccgAATAAACGATACtgtcaataacgatttgattgcggtatggcgaacttggtaattaataagtcataAGAGAAAATATGGAACGTTGTAGATATGGCTGATAACATTTGTATTTGTAACGTTTGTATCAGAAGTTAATAACATTTCTGATGTATAAAGGTCTAATCTAATTTCCCTTgttcatatttttcattaagaatttaatattttaatgccgAGGATATATCTAAATTTTAATACTTCTTTTTGGAATTTATAAagctttattttaatttaatttaattactttaaaataTGTACTCAAATGAATTCATCTATTTGCCCTATTCACATCCTcagatattgttttttaatataaCTCACCTGACAGATCTATTAATAtcttctattattattaattcatcTATAATGATCTGCTTTCAAACGTTTAcatttgaattatttcaaaatagatGTTCAAATCAATTTATCtaattacttaattaatatCTTCAGACTATTAATCAGTTAATGTTAACTCATTTATAATGTTCTATTTTCAAGTGTTTATTAAGTTCTCTAGAAAGCTTGTAAGTACTTACCACTTTCAGAGGTACAAACAaagttcaatattttaattagttgGAACAGGCAGTgtttaaaaggaaaataattcaaaGAGTATGTAATTGAAATTAGAGTGAATGGGAATGATGAAACCTTAAAAAAACAGGAGAACAATATGTTGTCACAATTATGAAATAGTGAAGGATAAAGATATTAATTCTGTGGCTTAGTATAAGAATTATTGTCATATTGTTGCAAAAATAAGTTAAACCTGCTATTTAGTTAGTAAATAATAGTAAAATACAAcaatttcaaattctatctagaaatgataaaattttaatggCATTTGTATGTATTAATGtcaatatttttcatgaaataaacttatttaataaattaataaaaacacaAATAGGATAAGctttaattttctctttttttattagaaaagtaatttaaaCCAGTAGAaacttctatgtaataaattatttaaacgtgAATTTTTTAACATATCTTTAAGTGCTTATATTTCAACTTTTTAAATACTGACATAAATACCTCTTGCACCATGCCATAGAATTCTAATAACGGAAAGTTATTATTTCGCTCAAAGGTtatatattcaaataaatttacctGACCACCTTCACCCTCGACACTTTGCAGTTCCCTCCATTCTTCAATCGTTTGAGCCAAATCAACCTGGCAGAGTGGAACCTTCACTTCACCGATTTGGTCGTGTTTCGAGAACCTGTCGAAATCGAAGATCGCGAAAACGAGCGTCTTGTTCATGGCGTCTGCGTAAGGAACACCCTAGGAAACAAGCAGCCTCGTTCATTTTCCATTGAAGAAAAAGTGGGTCGTCTCGTTCGGTGGTTGTCCGAAAAGAATTGAAGAGAAAACGCAATTGACTAACCTTGAATgtgaaagtttcattgaaaaccGGACTGAGAGTTTTCCTGTGCACtttcgtttcgaattttttcttcttatccGGTAACAGATACACCTTCACGTACGGGTCGGACGTACCACCCATGTCCAATGCTGGAAGGTCTTCAGCTTGTATCACCGTCACTGCCAAACTGTTCGTGTTGAAGTCGTATTCGAGctgtaaatattgaaataattattctttaaCACTTTCGTTGCCGCACTATTTAATGTATTGCACTATTAAAAGTCTGGTCTGATGCCAAAATCTTTTTAGTTGAATACTACTATTAAGAGCCAACATTTCAATAATATAATCCTACTATTAAATTTCAAGTGTTgtatagtaaataaaaaaagaaataaaaatatggaaCCAGTCGGTCACACAGCATCTATACcgtagttcaccagagtccataactgcgacgcgcaggttggaagatggtgggggtaCGCAGCGACCTCtttgctaatcgctttccacttcgtttggaagtatcgccaatcagggcgaagatgcgcactggagaagcgcgaagaacgaaaactggtcttttcgcagttatggactctggtgaactgcggtatagaacATCATACTCCACGTGATCAAGCGATCACACTGGCAACCAATCTGTTAAAAGGTACTCGGTCTCGTCAATGGAAAAattgtaaacaaaattttgttcTGAAGCATTCTGTGTTTTTAAAATGAAGATTTTGTATACCTGCATTTTATAAACGTTTTCTTaagcaattattattttgtatttgaataaatgtGTTATGAAATAATCTTGCAAAtagtttttaacatttttataaataattttgtgcCACtgaccattggcgtaactaggactTTTCTCTAAGATGGGCCAGGTCTCTTagttttattaacaatgtcaaatGTTGTATATCTTGCATTTCGTAAGATTTTATgagagaatttcagaatttggaaattttagaattttagaatgttaATACATATGTTGGAAGctctgaattaaaaaattaaaaacttttagaattttaaaaccttaaaatcttaaaatttcacAATAGTGAAGAGGCTAGCCCAAATGTTAGGTGGGACCAAGAACAGTTTAGCCTCTAGTTAGTTACGCTAATGGCACTGACAGCAGACATTGTGCATGTTGGACAAGTTGTATTTCCTCGTATTTTTCGTAATTTTTGTGATAttccttttaaaaaaatatagccTGTAACCGGTTAGGTGGAGTCTGAGACTCCAACGATTTtcacttaaaaaaaaagtatagctagtttttaaataaaatagctaTAACTCACAATCCTAattttgtacatatatatatttttttgttatttattctCTGAACAATTCTGTTGGATTTTCTAGGACCCACATAAGTACTTACTACATGACTAAATGACTGTCATACCAGCTACTGGATAAATTACAAGAAGTCAATTGTAATTCACTGTAAGCATCAGAATACTTTTGTGACATCAAACGtcatttgtttgtttcttatGTTTAAACTTTCTTATAGAAACAAGCAATAATGTTAAAAGAAATTGTGTATCGTGATCAGATCAagcttccctaaggaaaatagcgatatagaggacgcagaaattctcaaaatcctaatttggACGATATGaacattaaaaatgatttacaaacaaaataatatgtttttcaattattaaaaaaatcattGCAATCAGAGGGGAAGTAGATTTTCTACAAGTTCAtcattaaatgttataaaaactgtatacttgaaaagtataaataataaagtaaataatgattcaaattttcccgcgtaaatgtttatacgcaagtggtgggaggtCGCAGAcctata
Encoded proteins:
- the Syt1 gene encoding synaptotagmin 1 isoform X3, which translates into the protein MPAIKREAEPLPEGVTENDNDSTFNYSSEEPETGTEAEVGTESVAETFETEVQNLGKELAEEMGIPTWGLVAILIAVGVVVLGICFCCIRRCCRKRRSKDGKKGLKGAVDLKSVQLLGSTYKDKVQPDMEELTDNAEEPDEAESKQSEVKLGRLQYKLEYDFNTNSLAVTVIQAEDLPALDMGGTSDPYVKVYLLPDKKKKFETKVHRKTLSPVFNETFTFKGVPYADAMNKTLVFAIFDFDRFSKHDQIGEVKVPLCQVDLAQTIEEWRELQSVEGEGGQDNKLGDICFSLRYVPTAGKLTVVILEAKNLKKMDVGGLSDPYVKIALMQNGKRLKKKKTSIKKCTLNPYYNESFTFEVPFEQIQTKTTATSLFINFFVSLLCKIFCKYYLKSITNG